One genomic segment of Caldimonas brevitalea includes these proteins:
- a CDS encoding flagellar hook assembly protein FlgD — protein MTTTSVSNSATTSSKLNELYAGSAVDSSKDPSAQDRFLKLLVTQMQNQDPLNPMDNAQVTSQMAQIQTVSGIEKLNTSLGTMSTSFLQGQAMQGASLIGRDVLVAGSSMAINEGQGRAAFELDGKADKVTVEITGAAGQVLDTISLGGLEAGRHHFAWKTEDGTPPESVNFRVTASSGASAVAATTYSRETVGAVSTTANGLELDLANGTTVSYGKVAGVLNP, from the coding sequence ATGACCACCACCTCCGTCAGCAACTCCGCGACGACCTCCAGCAAGCTGAACGAGCTGTACGCCGGCAGCGCCGTCGACAGCAGCAAGGACCCCTCCGCCCAGGACCGCTTCCTGAAGCTGCTGGTGACGCAGATGCAGAACCAGGACCCGCTCAACCCGATGGACAACGCCCAGGTGACCAGCCAGATGGCGCAGATCCAGACCGTCAGCGGCATCGAGAAGCTGAACACCAGCCTGGGCACGATGAGCACGTCTTTCCTGCAGGGCCAGGCCATGCAGGGCGCGTCGCTGATCGGCCGCGACGTGCTGGTGGCGGGTTCGAGCATGGCGATCAACGAAGGCCAGGGCCGTGCGGCGTTCGAACTCGACGGCAAGGCCGACAAGGTCACGGTCGAGATCACCGGTGCCGCCGGCCAGGTGCTCGACACGATTTCGCTGGGTGGCCTGGAAGCCGGCCGGCACCACTTCGCCTGGAAGACCGAGGACGGCACGCCGCCCGAATCGGTGAACTTCCGCGTTACCGCGTCGTCCGGCGCGAGCGCCGTGGCCGCCACCACCTACAGCCGCGAGACCGTCGGCGCCGTCAGCACGACGGCCAACGGCCTGGAGCTGGACCTCGCCAACGGCACCACGGTGTCGTACGGCAAGGTCGCCGGCGTCCTGAACCCCTGA
- the flgC gene encoding flagellar basal body rod protein FlgC, which translates to MSMFKIFNISGSAVSSQSQRLNVVASNLANADTVAGPDGQAYKARQVVFQTVLMGEAGAAGVKVNQVTEDQTPGRRVHDPAHPQADAQGYVTFSNVNAVEEMVNMISASRSYQNNVEVMNTAKSLLQKTLQMGQ; encoded by the coding sequence ATGTCGATGTTCAAGATTTTCAATATCTCCGGCAGCGCCGTCAGCTCGCAGTCGCAGCGGCTCAATGTCGTGGCCAGCAACCTGGCCAACGCGGACACGGTCGCTGGCCCCGACGGCCAGGCCTACAAGGCGCGCCAGGTGGTGTTCCAGACCGTGCTGATGGGCGAGGCCGGCGCGGCCGGCGTCAAGGTCAACCAGGTCACCGAAGACCAGACCCCCGGCCGGCGCGTGCACGACCCTGCGCATCCGCAGGCCGACGCGCAAGGTTATGTGACCTTCAGCAACGTCAATGCGGTCGAGGAGATGGTCAACATGATCTCGGCCTCGCGCTCGTACCAGAACAACGTCGAAGTGATGAACACGGCCAAGTCGCTGCTGCAGAAGACGCTGCAGATGGGCCAGTGA
- the flgB gene encoding flagellar basal body rod protein FlgB, with protein sequence MFDRIASSLNFQAEALVLRSERQRLIASNIANADTPGYVARDMNFAQQLKQATEGPGSGGTGARVLSTSAPGHITNSVNGRAPVELTYAQASQTNLDSNSVDMDRERANFADNSVRYEATLRFINGSVRTMLSAITGQ encoded by the coding sequence ATGTTCGACCGGATCGCGAGCTCGCTGAATTTCCAGGCGGAAGCGCTGGTGCTGCGTTCTGAGCGGCAACGCCTGATCGCCAGCAACATCGCCAACGCCGACACGCCCGGCTACGTGGCGCGTGACATGAACTTCGCGCAGCAGCTGAAACAGGCGACCGAGGGCCCGGGCTCCGGCGGCACCGGCGCGCGTGTTCTGTCGACCAGCGCGCCCGGGCACATCACGAACAGCGTCAACGGCCGGGCACCCGTCGAGCTGACCTACGCGCAAGCCTCGCAGACCAATCTCGACAGCAACAGCGTCGACATGGACCGCGAGCGTGCCAACTTCGCCGACAACTCGGTGCGCTACGAAGCGACGCTGCGCTTTATCAACGGCAGCGTGCGCACGATGCTGTCGGCCATCACCGGCCAGTAA